A window from Solirubrobacterales bacterium encodes these proteins:
- a CDS encoding pilus assembly protein has translation MNRYSRLGSIFLMWRSILNPRGQASVELVLTVPLVVLVMLAGWQLVVAGHTWWKVAEVARLAARERFVADQRGEARPGDKRAHELADSLLATSPRASRRIVASKAGVVTVSARVPLVAPFRAALGAAGGPRISSSSRMDP, from the coding sequence TTGAACCGTTACTCGCGGCTCGGCAGCATCTTCCTCATGTGGCGATCCATCCTGAATCCGCGTGGGCAGGCCAGTGTTGAGCTGGTGCTTACGGTGCCGCTCGTCGTCTTGGTGATGCTCGCGGGCTGGCAGCTCGTAGTTGCTGGGCATACGTGGTGGAAGGTTGCCGAAGTCGCACGCCTGGCGGCTCGGGAGCGGTTTGTGGCCGATCAGCGGGGCGAAGCGAGGCCAGGGGACAAGAGAGCGCATGAGCTGGCCGATTCGCTGTTGGCGACTTCGCCGAGGGCATCGAGGCGGATTGTCGCTTCCAAGGCTGGCGTTGTGACCGTGAGCGCGCGCGTGCCGTTGGTGGCCCCGTTCAGGGCCGCACTCGGCGCGGCGGGCGGGCCGCGTATTTCGTCGAGCTCTCGGATGGATCCATGA
- a CDS encoding GGDEF domain-containing protein — protein MSEYRNIFRSKRSSLRRSSQFLPVLLMCAALVLGPLAIAAYAFGYGGTGKGVGHSKSRGNGHSKGHGGGSGSDGGNGGGAPTTPPSPGTDSGTGSGTGSGTGPGTDAGNGTPPPGGSGGGNEPGPGGGNGSPSNPGTDGGAGNSEDPGTPSGSDGTPPPSPSTPTPEESKPVAPSGGVVTDKKSSNNGKKQSSRGKIDGSSGTKGVGPDSDSGSGGNSGSPAGSAVASIAASARPAAGIGVGVAVAAATAGSEKSSGSSGGSSSNSSKDKSASDNPRKQTTIARAVDGIPLAFRAALLLLIFATSILAVVSFRERRRATAVARVAQLDHLTGLANREGFDRQMAIEWQRALRHGRPLGMVFVDLDHFKSFNDTHGHVAGDRLLREVAAAITATARGSDFTARLGGDEFVVVCPDTDEEGLQHLVQRLRVEASGMSVSLSIGAAAKLDSDATPDELVHRADVAMYAAKGGRRRGAKSANPMLGSLRRS, from the coding sequence TTGTCCGAGTACCGGAACATCTTCCGCTCGAAACGATCAAGCCTGCGCCGCAGTTCGCAGTTTTTGCCGGTGCTGCTTATGTGTGCAGCGCTCGTGCTCGGACCGCTCGCGATCGCTGCCTACGCGTTCGGTTATGGCGGTACCGGCAAGGGGGTCGGTCACAGTAAGAGTCGCGGCAACGGTCACAGCAAGGGGCATGGCGGCGGGTCCGGTTCCGATGGCGGGAACGGCGGCGGTGCGCCAACGACCCCGCCAAGCCCCGGTACAGATTCGGGCACAGGCTCGGGCACGGGTTCAGGCACAGGCCCCGGCACAGATGCGGGCAACGGGACTCCGCCTCCGGGTGGATCGGGCGGTGGAAATGAACCTGGCCCTGGCGGCGGCAACGGAAGCCCCTCAAATCCCGGCACTGACGGCGGCGCCGGAAACAGCGAAGACCCTGGAACACCATCTGGCTCTGACGGCACACCGCCACCGAGCCCCAGCACGCCCACTCCCGAAGAGAGCAAGCCAGTCGCGCCCTCTGGTGGCGTGGTCACCGATAAAAAGTCCAGCAACAACGGCAAGAAACAGAGTTCGCGCGGCAAGATCGACGGATCTTCGGGTACGAAGGGTGTTGGCCCTGATTCGGACTCCGGCTCTGGCGGAAACAGCGGCTCACCGGCAGGATCTGCCGTGGCGTCGATCGCGGCGAGCGCAAGGCCAGCAGCTGGCATTGGCGTTGGCGTGGCAGTCGCGGCGGCGACCGCCGGAAGCGAGAAGTCCTCAGGTTCAAGCGGTGGTTCGAGTTCCAACAGCTCAAAAGACAAGAGCGCTTCCGACAACCCGCGCAAGCAGACAACGATCGCCCGCGCAGTCGACGGCATCCCGCTCGCCTTCCGCGCGGCGCTCCTGCTTTTGATCTTCGCGACCTCGATCCTCGCCGTAGTCTCATTCCGCGAGCGCCGCCGCGCGACGGCAGTCGCTCGTGTCGCCCAGCTTGACCACCTGACTGGATTGGCCAATCGCGAGGGCTTCGACCGCCAGATGGCAATCGAGTGGCAGCGCGCTCTGCGCCACGGCCGGCCGCTGGGAATGGTCTTCGTGGACCTCGACCACTTCAAATCTTTCAACGACACGCACGGTCATGTCGCCGGCGACCGTCTGCTTCGTGAGGTCGCGGCCGCGATCACGGCGACTGCGCGTGGTTCGGACTTCACCGCGCGCCTCGGTGGTGACGAGTTTGTCGTCGTGTGTCCGGATACAGATGAAGAGGGTCTTCAGCACCTCGTGCAGCGCCTTCGCGTTGAGGCCTCGGGAATGTCCGTATCGCTCTCGATCGGTGCGGCAGCCAAGCTCGACAGCGACGCCACGCCCGACGAGCTCGTGCACCGCGCGGACGTTGCGATGTACGCGGCCAAGGGTGGTCGTCGTCGCGGCGCCAAGTCGGCGAACCCAATGCTCGGGTCGCTGCGCCGCTCATAA
- a CDS encoding DUF47 family protein translates to MSALSRRPADEFYDLFEAAVANAERAARLLVQMLEEFPDEQDLIRQILLTEQEGDRITQALIRQLGDGSRPPLSRGAIHKLAGAIDDVVDYIEEVADSFGLYKIEAPMDPSVALAQVLLDSTRQLGIAVGTLRTGGSMKEAIIEVHRLENEGDRLSREAIASLFAGGVDPMVVIRWKDIFEHMEKAIDACEDVAHTLEGGTFDA, encoded by the coding sequence GTGAGCGCACTCTCACGTCGGCCAGCCGACGAGTTCTACGACCTCTTCGAGGCCGCGGTTGCCAACGCCGAGCGCGCTGCGCGGTTACTGGTTCAGATGCTCGAGGAGTTCCCTGACGAGCAAGATCTGATCCGACAGATTCTCTTGACCGAACAAGAGGGCGACCGGATCACCCAGGCGCTGATCCGCCAGCTTGGCGACGGCTCGCGTCCGCCGCTCTCGCGTGGCGCGATCCACAAGCTCGCGGGCGCGATCGACGACGTCGTGGACTACATCGAGGAAGTCGCTGATTCGTTCGGACTGTACAAAATCGAGGCGCCGATGGATCCTTCTGTCGCGCTCGCCCAGGTGCTGCTCGATTCAACGCGCCAGCTGGGGATTGCGGTCGGCACACTGCGCACCGGAGGGTCGATGAAGGAAGCGATCATCGAGGTGCACCGCCTCGAGAATGAGGGCGACCGGCTCTCGCGCGAAGCGATTGCTTCACTGTTTGCGGGCGGCGTAGACCCGATGGTCGTGATTCGTTGGAAGGACATCTTCGAGCACATGGAGAAAGCGATCGACGCCTGCGAAGACGTCGCGCACACGCTCGAGGGTGGAACGTTCGACGCCTGA
- a CDS encoding response regulator transcription factor codes for MRRYYAQSGADLLPANLLMSRTDKSPRKVVVIDDDSGFVTVLCKRLEQADWRHVVLRSIPPADELAAMRPAAIVVNPSLLGAGYWEILQTLGESLGSVGLVVCSEQSTVAQRVRGLRMGVDDWIGKPCHPEEVVARVEAVTRRHRRIEADAAADAGPLTMGELEFRIDRYEVLAAGRTVDLTKREYELLLLLARSDGRVLPREDIYQRVWGYAMARGDRSVDVFVRKVRHKLEAASPGWRYVHTHFGIGYRFDPEPNDASATMAPVAPVMADDVAIDIAAPLVA; via the coding sequence ATGCGCCGTTACTATGCGCAAAGCGGAGCAGATCTCTTGCCCGCCAACCTACTGATGAGCCGAACGGATAAATCCCCGCGAAAGGTCGTCGTGATCGACGACGATTCCGGCTTCGTCACGGTCCTTTGCAAGCGCCTTGAGCAGGCCGACTGGCGGCATGTCGTGCTGCGATCAATACCGCCTGCGGATGAGCTCGCCGCGATGCGCCCGGCCGCGATCGTGGTGAACCCTTCACTGCTGGGCGCGGGCTACTGGGAGATTCTCCAGACGCTTGGCGAGTCGCTCGGTTCCGTTGGACTTGTGGTCTGCTCTGAGCAGAGCACGGTCGCGCAACGAGTCCGTGGCCTGCGCATGGGTGTAGACGACTGGATTGGCAAGCCTTGCCATCCAGAAGAAGTCGTCGCTCGCGTTGAAGCAGTCACACGTCGACACCGCCGCATTGAAGCCGACGCCGCCGCCGACGCCGGCCCGCTCACGATGGGCGAACTCGAATTTCGAATCGACCGCTACGAAGTGCTCGCAGCTGGTCGCACGGTAGACCTGACCAAGCGCGAGTACGAACTTCTGCTGCTTCTGGCGCGCAGCGATGGGCGAGTACTTCCGCGCGAAGACATCTACCAGCGCGTCTGGGGCTACGCAATGGCTCGCGGGGACCGCTCGGTTGACGTGTTCGTGCGAAAGGTCCGCCACAAGCTTGAAGCGGCGTCGCCTGGCTGGCGTTACGTGCACACGCACTTCGGCATCGGTTACCGCTTTGATCCCGAGCCAAACGACGCGAGCGCGACCATGGCACCGGTTGCTCCGGTTATGGCTGACGATGTGGCGATCGATATCGCCGCCCCGCTGGTCGCATAG
- a CDS encoding PstS family phosphate ABC transporter substrate-binding protein, producing MKRFNAPLIALTVVALALSIVAVGCGGGNNSGSTNSDLSGTIKIDGSSTVAPLSEAAAEKFQAENADVRVTVGTSGTGGGFEKFCAGETDLSDASRPIKDEEIKICEKNGIKYEELQVANDGLANVVNVQNDFAKCLTTDQLKKIWDKGSKVDNWNQVDPSFPNEKMDLYGAGTDSGTFDYFTEAINGEEGQSRTDYNATEDDNVTVQGVSGTKGGLGYFGLSYVSQNEGKIKALEIDGGDGCVAPSTKTVQDGTYKPLSRPLFVYASAKALQRPEVDAFLEYYITNQTEIAGQALFVPMTEEQAAASKASIDKLVKEAGATS from the coding sequence ATGAAACGATTCAATGCACCGCTGATCGCGCTCACTGTTGTCGCGCTCGCTCTTTCCATCGTGGCCGTCGGTTGTGGCGGTGGCAACAACAGCGGTTCTACGAACTCTGACCTCTCCGGCACGATCAAGATTGACGGCTCAAGCACCGTTGCCCCACTGAGCGAAGCCGCTGCAGAGAAGTTCCAGGCCGAGAACGCGGACGTCCGCGTCACGGTCGGTACCTCCGGCACGGGCGGCGGATTCGAGAAGTTCTGCGCCGGCGAGACTGACCTCTCAGACGCATCGCGTCCGATCAAGGATGAAGAGATCAAGATCTGCGAGAAGAACGGCATCAAGTACGAGGAGCTCCAGGTCGCAAACGACGGTCTGGCGAACGTCGTCAACGTCCAGAACGACTTCGCCAAGTGCCTGACCACAGACCAGCTGAAGAAGATCTGGGACAAGGGTTCGAAGGTCGACAACTGGAACCAGGTTGACCCGAGCTTCCCGAATGAGAAGATGGATCTCTACGGCGCAGGGACCGACTCTGGAACCTTCGACTACTTCACCGAGGCAATCAACGGCGAAGAAGGCCAGAGCCGCACCGACTACAACGCCACCGAGGACGACAACGTCACGGTCCAGGGCGTATCGGGCACCAAGGGTGGCCTCGGCTACTTCGGCCTCTCCTACGTCTCACAGAACGAGGGCAAGATCAAGGCTCTCGAGATTGACGGCGGAGACGGCTGTGTCGCTCCGAGCACTAAGACTGTTCAGGACGGCACGTACAAGCCGCTCTCACGCCCGCTGTTCGTATATGCGAGCGCCAAGGCCCTCCAGCGCCCGGAAGTGGATGCGTTCCTCGAGTACTACATCACCAACCAGACCGAGATCGCAGGGCAGGCACTGTTCGTCCCGATGACGGAGGAGCAGGCTGCCGCGAGCAAGGCATCGATTGACAAGCTCGTCAAAGAAGCAGGCGCAACGTCGTAA
- the pstC gene encoding phosphate ABC transporter permease subunit PstC encodes MRATEDLQIKQLTVVRPRYGELVVQGILFLCALVSIITTVGIVVALIEPSIEFFSEVSFKEFFTGTTWAPLFNPPSFGVLPLITGTLVTTFWALLICIPLGLGAATYLSEYASPKTRSFLKPVLEVLAGVPTVVYGFFALTFVTPLFQDLWPGDGGPGVFNALSAGIVMGVMILPTIASLSEDAMSAVPGGLREGALALGSNKAQVSTRVVIPAALSGIVAGFVLGISRAVGETMIVLVAAGGTPNLSFNPLEGMQTMTAFIASAGLGDQATGTIGYKTIFAVGASLFIITFVMNMISIRLVRKYREVYE; translated from the coding sequence ATGCGCGCGACCGAAGATCTGCAGATCAAGCAGCTCACGGTCGTGCGCCCTCGGTACGGCGAACTGGTAGTCCAAGGCATTCTCTTTCTCTGCGCCCTCGTCTCGATAATCACCACGGTCGGCATTGTTGTCGCGCTGATCGAGCCGTCGATCGAGTTCTTCAGTGAAGTCAGCTTCAAGGAGTTCTTCACCGGGACCACCTGGGCTCCGCTGTTCAATCCGCCGAGCTTCGGCGTGCTCCCGCTGATCACGGGAACCCTCGTCACAACCTTCTGGGCTCTGCTGATCTGCATCCCACTCGGCCTTGGCGCCGCGACATACCTCAGCGAGTACGCCAGCCCGAAGACGCGCAGCTTCCTCAAGCCTGTACTTGAAGTACTCGCCGGCGTCCCCACCGTCGTATACGGATTCTTCGCACTGACATTTGTCACCCCGCTCTTCCAGGACCTCTGGCCTGGCGACGGAGGACCGGGCGTCTTCAACGCACTCTCTGCGGGAATCGTGATGGGCGTGATGATTCTGCCGACCATCGCGTCGCTCTCTGAAGACGCAATGTCTGCCGTCCCTGGCGGCCTCCGCGAAGGTGCGCTGGCGCTGGGAAGCAACAAGGCTCAGGTCTCCACGCGCGTGGTCATCCCCGCGGCGCTCTCCGGAATCGTTGCCGGATTCGTCCTTGGCATCTCGCGTGCGGTTGGCGAGACGATGATCGTTCTTGTCGCCGCGGGTGGCACGCCGAACCTCTCGTTCAACCCGTTGGAGGGAATGCAGACGATGACCGCGTTCATCGCCTCTGCCGGCCTGGGTGACCAGGCGACCGGCACTATCGGCTACAAGACAATCTTCGCTGTCGGCGCCTCGCTCTTCATCATCACTTTCGTGATGAACATGATCAGCATCCGCCTCGTCCGCAAATACCGAGAGGTCTACGAGTAA
- the pstA gene encoding phosphate ABC transporter permease PstA, which yields MKSIGDAAARTELESRHRDLFERGFKFALVFSLVFGIAALITLVAQVLIEGMPRLNSQLLTSFPSGVPENAGAQSAIWGTIWVIGVTAAFTIPVGIGAAVYLEEYANKERRWNRFVELNLQNLAAVPAIVYGILGLAFLVRGFFGFGQTVLAAGLTLGLLVLPIVIISSREAIKSVPDTIRQGAYALGATRWQTVRRQVLPAAIPGIATGTILALSRAIGEAAPLVLIGGLTFITFNPEGLDSQFTVLPIQIFNWISRPQEEFKILAAAAIVVLLVILLVMNALAIFLRNKYQRKY from the coding sequence ATGAAATCGATCGGCGACGCAGCAGCACGCACCGAGCTCGAATCGCGTCATCGCGACCTCTTCGAGCGCGGCTTCAAGTTCGCGCTGGTCTTCAGCCTCGTGTTCGGTATCGCCGCGCTCATCACACTGGTTGCCCAGGTGCTGATCGAGGGCATGCCGCGACTTAACAGCCAGCTGCTGACGAGCTTTCCCTCAGGTGTCCCCGAGAACGCTGGCGCGCAGTCTGCGATCTGGGGAACGATCTGGGTAATCGGCGTCACCGCAGCATTCACTATCCCAGTCGGGATCGGTGCGGCCGTATACCTGGAGGAATACGCAAACAAGGAGCGTCGCTGGAACCGCTTCGTCGAGCTCAACCTGCAGAACCTCGCCGCAGTGCCGGCGATCGTTTACGGAATCCTCGGACTCGCCTTCCTCGTCCGCGGCTTCTTCGGCTTTGGCCAAACGGTGCTCGCCGCCGGACTGACGCTCGGCCTACTCGTCCTTCCGATCGTGATCATCTCGTCGCGCGAAGCGATCAAGTCCGTGCCGGACACGATCAGGCAGGGCGCCTACGCGCTCGGCGCGACGCGCTGGCAGACAGTTCGACGCCAGGTCCTCCCCGCCGCCATTCCCGGAATCGCCACCGGCACGATCCTCGCACTTTCCCGCGCGATCGGTGAGGCCGCGCCACTCGTGCTGATCGGTGGACTGACCTTCATCACGTTCAACCCCGAGGGCTTGGACAGTCAGTTCACGGTGCTCCCGATCCAGATCTTCAACTGGATCTCGCGTCCGCAGGAAGAGTTCAAGATTCTCGCCGCAGCCGCAATCGTGGTACTGCTCGTGATCCTGCTGGTGATGAACGCCCTTGCAATCTTCCTGCGCAACAAGTACCAGCGCAAGTACTGA
- the pstB gene encoding phosphate ABC transporter ATP-binding protein translates to MQQFEPQHQAEKAPRESLVTIEDVTVKYHGSTAVEGVTFDIASKEITALIGASGCGKSTLLRCINRMNDLIPGAEVSGKIEFKGVDLYGDNIDPVQVRKLVGMVFQKPNPFPKSIYDNVAFGPRVLGMKDNLDEIVETSLRRASLWDEVKNRLDQSALGMSGGQQQRLCIARAIATSPGVILMDEPCSALDPISTGRIEDLMEELKEDYTIVIVTHNMQQAARVSDKTAYFTVEVNEDDKRFGRLIEFDDTERIFTNPSDQRTEDYVTGKVG, encoded by the coding sequence ATGCAGCAGTTCGAACCGCAGCACCAGGCGGAGAAGGCGCCGCGTGAGAGCCTGGTGACGATCGAAGACGTCACCGTCAAGTATCACGGGTCCACTGCAGTGGAAGGCGTCACCTTTGACATCGCCAGCAAAGAGATCACCGCACTGATCGGCGCCTCCGGCTGCGGAAAGAGCACGCTCCTGCGCTGCATCAACCGCATGAACGACTTGATCCCCGGCGCAGAAGTGTCCGGCAAGATCGAATTCAAGGGCGTTGACCTCTACGGCGACAACATCGACCCGGTGCAGGTGCGCAAGCTCGTCGGCATGGTCTTTCAGAAGCCCAACCCCTTCCCCAAGTCGATCTACGACAACGTCGCCTTTGGCCCCCGCGTGCTCGGCATGAAGGACAACCTCGACGAGATCGTCGAGACCTCACTGCGCCGCGCTTCCCTCTGGGACGAGGTGAAGAACCGCCTCGACCAGAGCGCACTGGGTATGAGCGGTGGCCAACAGCAGCGCCTCTGCATCGCTCGCGCGATTGCCACCTCGCCTGGCGTGATCCTGATGGACGAGCCGTGCTCCGCACTTGACCCGATCTCAACTGGTCGCATCGAAGACCTGATGGAAGAACTCAAAGAGGACTACACGATCGTGATCGTCACGCACAACATGCAGCAAGCTGCACGCGTGAGCGACAAGACCGCCTACTTCACCGTCGAGGTCAACGAAGACGACAAGCGCTTCGGTCGCCTGATCGAGTTCGATGACACAGAAAGAATCTTCACCAATCCGAGCGATCAGCGCACGGAGGACTACGTCACCGGAAAGGTCGGCTAG
- the phoU gene encoding phosphate signaling complex protein PhoU produces the protein MSNDKPRMVFQEDLAAIEEITLSMFDLAAEMADRAVEAVLNQDIELARMVIDSDDKIDGRYLEVSQSLLNLIALQAPVASDLRLIAALLSTNTHVERMGDLAVNVAKAVPLSGEEPPVDAQILNIIEKMGLQVRSQIEQAKSALATQDAKLAENLVIEDDIIDALNKEIFRRAIEIGTDEDRREWAILMVLIGRHLERIGDNCVDIGEQVAFVVTGEFREFTDASAGANAH, from the coding sequence ATGTCAAATGACAAGCCCCGCATGGTCTTCCAGGAGGACCTCGCCGCGATCGAGGAAATCACGCTCTCGATGTTCGATCTCGCGGCGGAGATGGCCGACCGTGCCGTCGAGGCCGTGCTCAATCAGGACATCGAGCTCGCCCGAATGGTCATCGACTCGGATGACAAGATCGACGGTCGCTACCTCGAGGTCAGTCAGAGTCTGCTGAACCTGATCGCCTTGCAGGCACCGGTCGCCAGCGACCTCCGCCTGATCGCTGCGCTGCTTTCAACCAACACCCACGTCGAGCGAATGGGCGACCTGGCAGTCAACGTTGCCAAGGCCGTCCCGCTTTCCGGCGAAGAGCCCCCGGTCGACGCTCAGATCCTCAACATCATCGAGAAGATGGGTCTTCAAGTCCGCAGCCAGATCGAGCAGGCCAAGTCTGCGCTCGCAACCCAGGACGCGAAACTCGCCGAGAACCTGGTCATCGAAGACGACATCATCGACGCGCTGAACAAAGAGATCTTCCGCCGCGCAATCGAAATCGGCACCGACGAAGACCGCCGCGAGTGGGCGATTCTGATGGTGCTGATCGGCCGCCACCTCGAGCGCATCGGCGACAACTGCGTGGACATCGGTGAGCAGGTCGCCTTTGTCGTCACCGGTGAGTTCCGTGAGTTCACCGACGCTTCAGCCGGCGCCAACGCTCACTAG
- a CDS encoding YiiD C-terminal domain-containing protein, whose amino-acid sequence MRGDALPFWLYWRCLNLQPHLRATGGRVIHVSEDWTELDVKLPLNRRTRNSQGTTFGGSIYSACDPYVMWMLQRQLGEEYVIWDKNARVAFKRPGTETLFARFRIPQHVAAEVKRQADENNSFVYKHSLDLKDANGSVYATIEKTVYVARRDWYEARQVRRAARAVNRE is encoded by the coding sequence ATGCGAGGGGACGCGCTCCCCTTCTGGCTCTACTGGCGCTGCCTGAACCTGCAGCCGCACCTGCGTGCCACTGGCGGGAGGGTGATTCACGTCAGTGAAGACTGGACCGAGCTCGACGTGAAGCTCCCGCTGAACCGCCGCACACGCAACTCGCAGGGCACGACCTTCGGCGGCAGCATCTACTCGGCCTGCGATCCGTACGTGATGTGGATGCTCCAGCGCCAGCTCGGCGAGGAGTACGTGATCTGGGACAAGAACGCGCGTGTTGCCTTCAAGCGGCCCGGCACCGAAACGCTGTTCGCGCGCTTTCGGATCCCGCAGCATGTGGCCGCGGAAGTAAAGCGTCAGGCAGACGAAAACAACAGCTTCGTCTACAAGCACTCACTGGATCTGAAAGACGCGAACGGAAGCGTCTACGCCACGATCGAGAAGACCGTTTACGTCGCTCGACGGGACTGGTACGAGGCGCGCCAGGTGCGACGCGCAGCCCGCGCCGTCAATCGCGAATAG
- a CDS encoding undecaprenyl-diphosphate phosphatase, giving the protein MSIFQAIILGVVQGLTEFLPISSSGHLLIVPAIMGWEDPGAAFTAVIQLGTMAAVVIYFRKDLWEITSAFVRSLLGRTDGPEDELNARMGWYLGLGTLPIIVFGLAFSDQIEGGARNLYLVGSMLIIFGLVLGAADIFATHTRRLDSIKVPDAVAIGLAQSLALIPGVSRSGATITFGLFRGFTRRDAARFSFLLSVPAVVLSGIYGLRDVVGGSTGVGTPALIAATLAAFVVGYWSIAFLLKWLGEHTMKIFVLYRLALGALVLVLATSGLISNVPPA; this is encoded by the coding sequence ATGAGCATCTTTCAAGCGATCATTCTCGGCGTCGTTCAGGGACTTACCGAGTTCCTGCCGATCTCCAGCAGCGGCCACCTGCTGATCGTTCCGGCGATCATGGGATGGGAGGATCCCGGAGCTGCGTTCACCGCCGTCATTCAGCTGGGAACGATGGCTGCCGTCGTCATCTACTTCCGCAAGGACCTCTGGGAGATCACCAGCGCCTTCGTGCGATCGCTTCTTGGCCGCACCGACGGGCCTGAGGACGAACTCAACGCGCGTATGGGCTGGTACCTGGGCCTGGGAACACTTCCGATCATCGTCTTTGGTCTCGCCTTCAGCGACCAGATCGAGGGCGGCGCGCGCAATCTCTATCTCGTCGGGTCGATGCTGATCATCTTCGGTCTCGTGCTCGGGGCGGCGGACATCTTCGCCACCCACACGCGCAGGCTTGATTCGATCAAGGTGCCGGATGCTGTGGCGATCGGCCTCGCCCAGTCTCTGGCGTTGATCCCAGGCGTCTCGCGCTCGGGCGCCACCATCACATTTGGTCTTTTCCGCGGCTTCACGCGTCGCGACGCCGCACGCTTCTCGTTTCTGTTGTCGGTCCCGGCGGTCGTGCTCAGCGGAATCTACGGGCTGCGCGACGTCGTCGGTGGATCAACGGGAGTTGGCACGCCGGCGTTGATCGCCGCCACGCTCGCAGCGTTTGTCGTCGGCTACTGGTCGATCGCCTTCCTGCTCAAGTGGCTCGGCGAACACACGATGAAGATCTTCGTGCTCTACAGGCTTGCGCTGGGAGCGCTCGTGCTGGTTCTCGCCACCAGCGGCCTGATCTCCAACGTTCCACCGGCTTGA
- a CDS encoding sulfite exporter TauE/SafE family protein has translation MVIEYVAFGVLCFVVAVAGGVAGLVLGNMRLPAAVSFADTAAAGGGANVAISAVAAATASIKHVREGRINWTMFWWLAPPSLVGGLVGGYLATTVPEDALLIFISVVLFYGAWELSQWQPADKRPQPDASAGGQKDHRAATVTIGLVVGLLGGAVGLILGSLRFPALLRFTDETPQRLVGTNLTAGIVVGVAGAIGHLTAGGAGFDWQLFAIGAAGSIPGAYIGAHLTGRLNTVALVQTIAAIVLLAAIAMLAQVVL, from the coding sequence GTGGTCATCGAGTACGTCGCCTTCGGGGTCCTGTGTTTCGTCGTCGCCGTTGCTGGCGGCGTCGCCGGGCTCGTGCTCGGAAACATGCGACTGCCTGCGGCCGTCTCGTTCGCAGACACCGCGGCCGCTGGCGGCGGGGCGAACGTCGCGATCAGCGCTGTGGCTGCGGCGACGGCCTCGATCAAGCACGTCCGCGAGGGCCGAATCAACTGGACGATGTTCTGGTGGCTCGCGCCGCCGTCGTTGGTTGGAGGTCTGGTCGGCGGATATCTGGCCACGACAGTCCCCGAGGACGCGCTGCTGATCTTCATCTCGGTCGTCTTGTTCTATGGCGCCTGGGAACTGTCTCAGTGGCAGCCGGCCGACAAGCGCCCGCAGCCAGACGCGTCCGCTGGCGGGCAGAAGGACCACCGTGCGGCGACGGTCACAATCGGGCTCGTCGTCGGTCTGCTCGGCGGCGCCGTCGGTCTGATCCTTGGCTCGCTGCGCTTTCCCGCGCTATTGCGATTCACGGATGAGACTCCGCAGAGGCTTGTCGGCACCAACCTCACTGCCGGAATCGTCGTTGGCGTGGCCGGGGCGATCGGTCACCTGACCGCCGGGGGCGCTGGGTTTGATTGGCAGCTCTTCGCGATTGGCGCAGCCGGCTCCATCCCCGGGGCATACATCGGCGCTCACCTGACGGGACGGCTGAACACGGTTGCCCTGGTACAAACGATCGCGGCGATCGTGCTGCTTGCTGCGATCGCGATGCTCGCGCAGGTCGTTCTCTAG